One window of the Pseudomonas sp. S04 genome contains the following:
- a CDS encoding thioredoxin family protein: MSRIVDLRAEQFARFVAKGSSVVLFSASWCKPCQVMKPVFHDLAGKLYSRAAFGKIDVAVSPTISQMYGIRSVPSLVIFHEGRLRLVLAGSRSLAALKIAILAGLKDVL; this comes from the coding sequence ATGAGCCGTATCGTAGACTTGAGAGCCGAACAGTTCGCCAGATTTGTTGCAAAAGGCAGCAGCGTCGTACTGTTTTCGGCGTCTTGGTGCAAGCCATGCCAGGTAATGAAGCCGGTCTTTCACGACCTCGCAGGCAAGCTGTATTCTCGCGCTGCCTTCGGGAAAATTGATGTGGCGGTTTCGCCGACGATTTCCCAGATGTACGGCATACGATCAGTGCCATCCTTGGTGATTTTTCACGAAGGGCGGTTACGTTTGGTTCTGGCCGGCTCTCGATCGCTTGCCGCTTTGAAGATAGCAATCTTGGCTGGTTTAAAGGACGTTTTGTAG
- a CDS encoding carboxymuconolactone decarboxylase family protein encodes MQDWKQTRKDITTRLVQLNGLSPETMKGVTSLGNAGAKTNHLDAKTRELISLAVAVTTRCDGCIAFHAAEAKKLGVTTEEVSEALGVAINMNAGAALVYSTHVLDAFDKS; translated from the coding sequence ATGCAAGATTGGAAGCAAACTCGTAAAGACATCACCACCCGCTTGGTGCAACTCAATGGCCTGTCACCGGAGACCATGAAAGGTGTGACTTCGTTGGGCAATGCCGGAGCAAAAACAAACCATCTTGACGCCAAAACTCGTGAACTGATTTCGCTCGCTGTAGCGGTGACCACCCGCTGTGACGGCTGCATTGCTTTCCACGCTGCTGAGGCCAAAAAGCTAGGTGTAACAACTGAAGAGGTCTCAGAAGCTTTGGGCGTAGCGATCAACATGAACGCTGGTGCTGCATTGGTTTACAGCACTCACGTTTTGGATGCATTCGACAAGTCTTAA
- a CDS encoding OprD family porin produces MSTTFALACVALSNHAFADILSDSKATLGMRNFYFNNDNRDGTAAPSKTEEWAQGFMLDYKSGYTGGTVGFGVDALGMLGVTLDSGKGRNVGSTMIPSDSDNRAVDEWSRLGLTGKVKMSKSELRYGTLIPKLPILVANDGRVLPQTFEGGQITSDEFKDLTLIGGRIEHATGRGSTDQTGLSVVGGTRESNKFDFAGGDWKVTKDLTAQYYYANLDNYYTQQFFGLIHTFALSDNQSLKTDLRYFKTDSSGENSSGTSGYRISGYTKNGDGVIDNRTWSAALIYTKGGYALTAGYQSVSDGSNFTQLNQGSLVDKGAVGSSLYLYTDRLLQSFNRAGEKTAFGQYAYDFAALGIPGLKASIIYLSGDNIKTTSGNDQKEWERDIILDYVVQSGALKNVGFGWRNAKSNSEAARNQDQNRLIVSYSIPLL; encoded by the coding sequence TTGTCCACAACTTTTGCTTTGGCCTGTGTGGCGCTAAGCAATCATGCATTTGCCGATATCCTAAGTGATAGTAAAGCCACCTTGGGAATGAGGAACTTTTACTTCAATAACGACAACCGTGACGGCACCGCTGCCCCTTCGAAAACCGAAGAGTGGGCGCAGGGTTTCATGCTGGATTACAAGTCAGGTTATACAGGCGGTACGGTTGGATTTGGTGTTGATGCCCTGGGAATGTTGGGCGTTACACTGGACAGCGGCAAAGGGCGGAACGTCGGCAGCACCATGATTCCTTCTGACAGTGACAACCGTGCTGTCGATGAATGGAGTCGGCTAGGGCTGACGGGCAAAGTCAAAATGTCGAAGAGTGAACTGCGCTATGGCACCTTGATTCCGAAGCTTCCGATTTTAGTCGCCAACGACGGGCGCGTCCTACCACAAACCTTCGAAGGCGGTCAGATCACTTCAGACGAATTCAAAGATTTGACTTTGATTGGTGGTCGGATCGAACACGCGACGGGCCGTGGTTCGACCGATCAAACGGGACTTTCAGTGGTCGGCGGCACGCGAGAAAGCAACAAGTTTGACTTTGCTGGGGGCGATTGGAAGGTTACCAAAGACCTGACTGCTCAGTACTACTACGCTAACCTCGATAACTATTACACCCAGCAGTTTTTCGGACTGATTCACACGTTTGCGCTCTCGGACAATCAATCCCTGAAAACCGACCTGCGTTACTTCAAAACAGACTCGTCAGGTGAAAATAGCTCCGGTACATCGGGTTACAGAATCAGTGGCTACACCAAAAATGGTGATGGCGTGATTGATAACCGCACCTGGAGTGCTGCATTAATTTACACCAAGGGTGGGTACGCTTTAACTGCGGGGTATCAAAGCGTTTCGGATGGCAGCAATTTTACTCAACTCAATCAGGGGAGTTTGGTAGATAAAGGCGCTGTTGGTTCAAGTCTGTACCTGTACACAGATCGTCTGCTGCAAAGCTTCAACCGTGCTGGGGAAAAGACAGCATTCGGACAGTACGCTTACGACTTCGCGGCTTTGGGCATCCCTGGTCTGAAGGCGTCGATTATATATCTATCAGGCGATAATATTAAGACTACATCCGGTAATGACCAGAAAGAATGGGAAAGAGACATTATTCTGGACTACGTCGTTCAATCCGGGGCGCTAAAAAACGTCGGGTTCGGCTGGCGGAATGCTAAATCTAATAGTGAGGCGGCTCGTAACCAGGATCAAAATAGACTGATCGTGAGCTACAGTATTCCTCTGCTGTAG
- the cynS gene encoding cyanase yields MITSREEVTKLIVSAKVGKGLKWSQIAEAVGMSKEWTTAACLGQMTFDKAQAETVGKILGLPDEAVAWLQIVPYKGSLPTSVPADPLIYRWYELVNVYGTTIKELIHEEFGDGIMSAIDFSMDIQRQNDPKGDRVNVVLSGKFLPYKSY; encoded by the coding sequence ATGATCACATCTCGCGAAGAAGTCACGAAACTGATTGTTTCGGCGAAAGTTGGTAAAGGCCTCAAGTGGAGTCAGATTGCCGAGGCCGTGGGCATGTCCAAAGAATGGACTACAGCAGCTTGCCTGGGTCAGATGACTTTCGATAAAGCTCAGGCTGAAACCGTCGGCAAAATACTGGGCCTCCCTGATGAAGCGGTAGCGTGGTTGCAGATCGTGCCCTACAAAGGATCTCTGCCCACTTCCGTACCTGCAGATCCGTTGATCTACCGCTGGTACGAATTGGTCAATGTCTACGGCACCACCATCAAAGAACTCATCCATGAGGAATTTGGCGACGGCATCATGAGCGCCATAGACTTCAGCATGGATATTCAACGCCAGAACGATCCCAAGGGCGATCGGGTGAATGTAGTTCTTTCGGGTAAATTTCTGCCTTACAAAAGCTACTGA
- a CDS encoding SDR family oxidoreductase, with translation MEYEMSSFFNKKTACRRWHQWYGCSIGSVGSISAHAAFAGSSAYSMVKVRLDALTRNLAIELAHSGIRVNAVS, from the coding sequence ATGGAGTACGAAATGAGCAGTTTTTTCAACAAAAAAACTGCTTGTCGGCGGTGGCACCAGTGGTATGGGTGCTCAATTGGGAGTGTCGGCTCTATCAGTGCACATGCTGCATTCGCTGGTTCCTCTGCCTACTCCATGGTGAAGGTACGTTTGGATGCGCTGACACGCAATCTGGCTATTGAATTGGCTCACTCGGGTATCCGCGTCAACGCCGTCTCATAA
- a CDS encoding amino acid permease, which yields MKKQKVQPVLAVQCDSELKEKSNWLDSHESGYSKHLKKRHVQMMALGGAIGTGLFLGAGARLQIAGPALAVVYLVCGVFAFFILRALGELVMHRPSSGSFVSYTREFMGERASFVAGWMYFLVWALTGVVDITAIAIYMKYWSVFSDVPQWIFALSALGVVTLMNMVGVKWFGEMEFWFAVIKVAAISIFLVVGSFFFATGHEVAGHIPGLHLISDNGGIFPHGLLPAIIIVQGVIFAYASIELVGTAAGETADAKSVIPKAINGVVWRIGLFYVGSVFLLVTVLPWTAYSANVSPFVTFFEALGIPGIGSVMNIVVMTAALSSLNSGLYATGRVLRSLAMGGSAPKMFKRMSTQGVPYMGILVTMGINVFGVLLNFLIPSQLFELLLNLVSLGILSTWAFIVLSQIMYRRAVKRGEADMVSFRMPGAPFTSWLTLGFLLVVLVLLGFDYPNGTYTVLSIPLVAGALMLGWAKAVRSKAVRSEEIEDGSNRVGV from the coding sequence ATGAAAAAGCAAAAGGTACAGCCCGTTTTAGCAGTTCAGTGTGATAGCGAATTGAAAGAAAAGTCGAACTGGCTTGATTCTCATGAGAGTGGCTACTCAAAACATCTTAAAAAACGTCATGTGCAGATGATGGCATTAGGTGGAGCTATCGGCACTGGTTTGTTCTTGGGAGCAGGGGCAAGGCTTCAAATTGCCGGGCCTGCACTTGCAGTAGTGTATTTGGTGTGTGGGGTTTTTGCTTTTTTCATATTGAGAGCGTTGGGCGAGTTAGTGATGCACCGTCCTAGCAGCGGGAGTTTTGTATCTTATACTAGAGAGTTTATGGGGGAACGCGCCTCTTTTGTAGCGGGATGGATGTATTTCTTGGTTTGGGCATTAACAGGCGTAGTGGACATCACAGCTATTGCAATATACATGAAATACTGGAGCGTTTTTTCGGATGTCCCACAGTGGATATTCGCGCTTAGCGCTTTGGGTGTGGTGACATTGATGAATATGGTCGGTGTCAAGTGGTTTGGGGAAATGGAGTTTTGGTTTGCTGTTATTAAGGTGGCAGCTATCAGTATTTTCTTGGTGGTCGGCTCGTTCTTCTTTGCTACTGGCCACGAGGTGGCAGGGCACATCCCGGGTCTGCATTTGATCTCTGATAATGGGGGCATTTTCCCTCATGGCCTTCTGCCGGCAATCATTATCGTGCAAGGTGTAATTTTTGCTTATGCGAGTATTGAGTTGGTAGGAACCGCTGCTGGTGAGACGGCAGATGCTAAAAGTGTCATTCCCAAAGCAATTAATGGCGTGGTTTGGAGGATAGGGCTTTTTTATGTGGGCTCAGTATTCTTGCTAGTCACTGTATTGCCGTGGACGGCCTACAGCGCTAATGTCAGCCCTTTTGTAACTTTCTTTGAAGCGTTGGGAATTCCTGGCATTGGCTCCGTTATGAATATTGTGGTAATGACTGCGGCGCTCTCTAGTCTAAACTCTGGTTTGTACGCAACTGGGCGAGTATTGAGATCGCTAGCTATGGGGGGCTCTGCTCCAAAGATGTTTAAACGTATGAGCACCCAAGGTGTTCCCTATATGGGGATCTTGGTTACTATGGGGATCAACGTATTTGGCGTACTATTGAATTTTCTAATTCCGTCCCAGCTATTTGAGCTTCTGCTTAATCTAGTATCTCTGGGGATTCTTTCCACATGGGCATTCATTGTACTTTCTCAAATAATGTACCGCCGTGCGGTAAAGAGAGGTGAAGCCGATATGGTCTCATTTAGAATGCCAGGCGCTCCGTTTACCTCTTGGTTGACCTTGGGTTTCTTGCTCGTAGTGCTGGTACTATTGGGTTTCGATTATCCTAATGGGACATATACTGTTCTATCTATACCGTTAGTCGCTGGAGCATTAATGCTGGGTTGGGCGAAGGCCGTCCGTTCCAAAGCCGTGCGCTCGGAAGAGATTGAGGATGGCTCGAATCGTGTAGGAGTCTAG
- a CDS encoding MalY/PatB family protein, translating into MYNFNEHIDRSASNSMKWSHGRQFLTAEQYAADPLPMWIADMDFRVAPPILDALQRELDMGVLGYGGTPESYREAVVYWQMRRFGFRVEPEWITQSPGVIAALNVAIQAFSQPGDYVLVQTPVYFHIHSDVVINGRRLLHAPLVEEDGRYRFDPAVFEAAIRPGTKLFILCNPHNPTGNVWTREELLTMAEICERNNILVISDEVHQDLIFSEDARHIPFAMLNDAAAHNSIVCTAPSKTFNIAGLSCANILIPNDQLRRAYQAQSERNGSFLINTMGTAACEAAYRHGEPWMNAMLAYVRGNQQYFARRVKELHLPLTVTPSDALYLAWIDFRALGMRSIELQDFLLRQARLWLDQGTKFGVEGEGFMRINLACPRSFVDEALTRLAAVC; encoded by the coding sequence GTGTATAACTTCAATGAGCATATTGATCGCAGCGCATCCAATTCCATGAAGTGGTCGCATGGGCGCCAGTTCCTAACTGCGGAGCAGTACGCCGCCGATCCGCTGCCGATGTGGATCGCTGACATGGATTTTCGGGTGGCTCCTCCGATTCTCGATGCTTTGCAACGCGAACTGGACATGGGGGTGTTGGGTTACGGTGGTACGCCTGAGTCATACCGCGAAGCCGTCGTTTACTGGCAGATGCGACGCTTTGGGTTCAGGGTGGAACCGGAGTGGATCACCCAGTCGCCGGGTGTCATTGCGGCACTAAACGTGGCTATCCAGGCGTTCTCGCAGCCGGGCGACTATGTACTCGTGCAAACCCCAGTTTATTTTCACATCCACTCGGATGTTGTAATCAATGGTCGACGTTTGTTGCATGCGCCGCTGGTTGAGGAAGACGGCCGCTACCGATTCGACCCGGCGGTGTTCGAGGCGGCGATCCGCCCAGGAACAAAGTTATTCATCCTGTGCAACCCGCACAACCCGACAGGAAACGTATGGACGCGCGAAGAACTGCTCACGATGGCAGAGATTTGCGAACGTAACAACATTCTGGTGATCTCGGATGAAGTGCATCAGGATTTGATCTTTAGCGAGGACGCACGGCATATCCCCTTTGCGATGTTGAACGATGCAGCTGCTCATAATTCAATCGTGTGTACGGCACCCAGCAAGACCTTCAATATAGCTGGGCTGTCCTGCGCCAACATCCTGATCCCTAACGATCAACTGCGCCGAGCTTATCAAGCACAAAGTGAGCGCAACGGTTCGTTCCTGATCAATACAATGGGAACCGCCGCATGCGAGGCGGCCTATCGCCATGGCGAGCCATGGATGAACGCAATGCTGGCTTACGTGCGAGGCAACCAGCAATACTTTGCCCGTCGCGTCAAGGAGCTCCATCTCCCCTTGACAGTGACACCTTCGGACGCCCTGTACCTGGCGTGGATCGATTTTCGTGCGCTCGGGATGCGCTCCATCGAACTGCAAGACTTCCTGCTGCGTCAAGCGCGGCTTTGGCTTGACCAAGGTACCAAGTTCGGTGTTGAGGGTGAGGGCTTTATGCGTATAAATCTCGCATGTCCTCGGAGCTTCGTTGATGAGGCTTTGACACGACTTGCTGCCGTTTGCTGA
- a CDS encoding TetR/AcrR family transcriptional regulator, which translates to MSTRSDLLTTAELLLRTKGYAAFSYADLADEIGIKKASIHHHFPTKEGLGIAVIESYLFRFEKNLELINEENSDTVVRLNEFCKLFVDSSKNGMLPLCGALAAELSALPDSLKELTRKFFEIHLAWLESNLVLGQSENVIKADVNPKAVSRAILSLLEGSSFVSWALSETVFDQSGFDLILNGIIVS; encoded by the coding sequence ATGAGTACTCGTTCTGACCTTTTAACCACTGCCGAGCTATTGCTACGCACCAAAGGGTACGCTGCATTTAGCTATGCCGATTTGGCTGACGAAATTGGTATAAAAAAGGCGAGTATTCATCATCACTTCCCTACAAAAGAAGGGCTTGGAATTGCCGTTATTGAGAGTTATCTTTTTAGATTTGAGAAGAACCTAGAATTGATAAATGAAGAAAATTCCGATACGGTAGTTCGGTTGAACGAGTTTTGTAAGTTGTTCGTTGATAGCTCAAAAAATGGAATGTTACCCCTATGTGGTGCGCTCGCTGCTGAGCTTTCTGCTCTGCCGGACAGTCTTAAGGAGCTGACTAGGAAATTTTTTGAAATCCATCTTGCATGGTTGGAGAGTAATCTCGTATTGGGTCAGTCCGAAAACGTTATAAAGGCGGATGTCAATCCCAAGGCGGTTTCACGGGCGATATTGAGCTTGCTTGAGGGCAGCAGTTTTGTGTCTTGGGCGCTGAGTGAGACAGTTTTTGACCAGTCTGGGTTCGATTTGATATTGAACGGTATTATCGTTTCGTAA
- the metC gene encoding cystathionine beta-lyase, with protein sequence MKKYKTVQTLLAHASIEPNQHHGFVNTPVYRGSTVAFPTSESMREGRQKYAYGRWNNPSTEALTLALQQLEGAEGTVLCPSGLSACTTAILSVVGAGDHLLIADNVYSPIRAFCEQVGRRLGIEVSFYDPTIGAEIVDFLKPNTKAIYTESPGSLTLEIQDIPAIAKVAHDHNILVIADNTWGTPLYFPSLELGVDLSVMAATKYIVGHSDAVLGTVSASKRAWDSLKRYHFNMGLFASPDDVTLALRGMRTLDVRLERHYKNAMMVAKWLETREEVEAVYYPALESHPQHQLWKRDFKGASGLLSFVTKPSTQAAADALLDSLSLFSIGYSWGGFESLAMIADPNPVRSATSWEVDGHLVRLHIGLEDPSDLIEDLEQGFANFNILRGQLK encoded by the coding sequence ATGAAAAAATATAAAACCGTGCAGACCCTACTCGCCCACGCTTCTATCGAGCCCAATCAGCATCATGGCTTCGTGAATACACCGGTTTACCGGGGCTCCACGGTGGCTTTTCCTACGTCCGAATCCATGCGTGAGGGACGCCAAAAATATGCGTACGGCCGGTGGAATAACCCTTCGACGGAGGCATTGACTCTGGCCCTCCAGCAGTTGGAGGGGGCGGAAGGCACAGTTCTTTGTCCTTCAGGGCTCTCGGCTTGTACGACTGCCATACTGTCGGTGGTGGGGGCAGGAGATCACCTACTAATTGCCGACAACGTATATTCGCCGATAAGGGCTTTTTGTGAGCAGGTGGGTCGACGCCTTGGAATCGAGGTCTCATTTTACGACCCGACAATAGGTGCCGAAATCGTAGACTTCCTCAAGCCAAACACTAAAGCAATCTATACAGAATCACCTGGCTCCTTGACTCTGGAAATACAGGACATTCCTGCAATAGCCAAGGTTGCTCATGATCACAACATCCTGGTTATTGCAGACAACACTTGGGGTACCCCGCTTTACTTTCCGTCACTGGAACTTGGTGTCGATCTGTCCGTCATGGCAGCCACGAAATATATCGTCGGCCACTCCGATGCGGTTCTTGGCACTGTATCAGCCTCCAAGCGTGCGTGGGATAGCCTCAAACGATACCACTTCAACATGGGATTGTTTGCGAGTCCGGATGACGTAACCCTGGCGCTCCGAGGTATGAGGACGCTAGATGTTCGACTGGAGCGTCATTACAAAAACGCTATGATGGTCGCCAAGTGGCTGGAGACACGCGAGGAAGTGGAAGCGGTTTATTATCCTGCATTAGAGTCTCACCCTCAGCACCAATTATGGAAAAGGGATTTTAAAGGTGCGTCAGGCTTACTCTCCTTCGTTACCAAACCTTCCACACAAGCAGCCGCAGATGCACTCTTGGATAGCCTTTCATTGTTTTCAATTGGCTACTCTTGGGGAGGCTTTGAAAGCTTGGCGATGATTGCAGATCCCAACCCTGTTAGAAGTGCAACGTCCTGGGAGGTTGACGGGCACCTTGTGCGGCTGCATATTGGTCTTGAAGACCCATCTGATCTGATCGAAGACTTAGAACAAGGCTTTGCGAATTTCAACATATTACGCGGCCAATTAAAGTAA
- a CDS encoding DsbA family oxidoreductase: MSCVSKKFVVDIWSDYVCPWCWVAKRRFENALASFPYKDSVQVNVRAYRLAPNHVAEPMVGALKRKLGSPVSAVTMMSAVKQYGQSSGLDYRFETMLFGDTADAHVLVKAVEDETLKKYLVEALYEQSTTQGKSLFDRKSLEAIAKSVGVSDESVVLAWSSQDLRFQMQQDERAAAQFGSGVPFFVFNNSFSVSGAQPQEAFLQALNQMYLESTGEDESFSGQVCGLDGCN, encoded by the coding sequence ATGAGCTGCGTTTCTAAAAAATTTGTAGTTGATATTTGGTCTGATTACGTCTGTCCTTGGTGCTGGGTGGCGAAGCGTCGTTTCGAAAATGCGCTTGCAAGCTTCCCGTACAAAGACAGTGTTCAAGTCAATGTAAGAGCGTATCGTCTTGCCCCGAACCATGTTGCTGAGCCTATGGTTGGAGCCCTAAAACGTAAATTGGGTAGTCCGGTCTCTGCTGTAACTATGATGAGTGCGGTGAAGCAATATGGCCAATCTTCGGGACTTGATTATCGTTTCGAAACCATGCTGTTTGGTGATACTGCGGATGCGCACGTATTAGTCAAAGCAGTCGAAGATGAAACCCTGAAAAAATACTTGGTGGAAGCGCTCTATGAGCAAAGTACCACTCAGGGTAAATCGCTCTTTGACAGGAAAAGTTTAGAGGCGATAGCAAAGTCTGTAGGGGTATCTGATGAGTCAGTTGTACTCGCGTGGTCATCCCAAGATCTGCGCTTTCAGATGCAACAGGACGAGCGCGCGGCGGCCCAATTCGGCTCAGGCGTTCCTTTTTTTGTTTTCAACAATTCGTTTTCAGTTTCGGGAGCTCAGCCCCAAGAGGCTTTTCTCCAAGCATTGAATCAAATGTATTTGGAATCAACGGGTGAGGATGAGTCGTTCAGTGGTCAAGTCTGTGGTCTTGATGGATGTAATTGA
- a CDS encoding c-type cytochrome — protein sequence MAGHKFITMKLGVLSICVAASAAADQKHGLGHPVTEAQIASWNIDVAPDGKNLPSGQGTVIEGEKIYQTTCLACHGVNLEGGMGPALMGGKGTLTSQKPMKTVGSYWPYATTLFDYVRRAMPFQQPQSLSNDQVYSVVGYILNKNELLEVNATVNADTLTKVKMPNRDAFYVDDRPDVKVTACYKDCK from the coding sequence ATGGCCGGTCATAAATTCATAACCATGAAATTGGGGGTATTAAGTATTTGCGTCGCTGCCAGTGCGGCTGCTGACCAAAAACATGGCTTGGGACATCCCGTGACAGAGGCACAAATCGCAAGTTGGAATATAGACGTTGCCCCCGATGGTAAGAACCTGCCCTCCGGTCAAGGAACTGTCATAGAGGGAGAGAAGATTTATCAAACAACCTGTCTTGCCTGTCATGGCGTCAACCTCGAGGGCGGAATGGGGCCAGCGCTAATGGGCGGGAAAGGCACCCTTACCTCTCAGAAACCGATGAAAACCGTCGGCAGTTATTGGCCCTACGCGACAACATTATTCGACTACGTCAGGCGCGCTATGCCGTTCCAACAACCTCAATCGTTGAGTAATGATCAGGTGTACTCGGTGGTTGGTTATATTTTGAACAAAAACGAGTTGCTGGAAGTGAACGCCACGGTTAATGCAGACACCCTGACAAAGGTCAAAATGCCAAATCGAGACGCATTCTACGTAGATGATAGACCAGACGTGAAAGTAACCGCCTGCTATAAGGATTGTAAGTAA
- a CDS encoding TetR/AcrR family transcriptional regulator — MRSRGYSAFSYADLAAKIGIRKASIHHHFPTKERLGQALIKHSISRFQSTLRLIEDADQDPLVRLRAFYCLFSISVSEELLPLCGALAEEMVGLRLCLLEAFSRHNLNGWRKPSARQL; from the coding sequence ATGAGGTCTAGAGGATACTCAGCATTTAGTTATGCTGATTTGGCCGCGAAGATTGGCATTAGAAAAGCCAGTATTCATCATCACTTCCCTACCAAAGAGCGTCTCGGTCAGGCGTTAATCAAGCACTCTATCAGCCGCTTCCAGTCTACCTTAAGGTTAATCGAAGATGCTGATCAGGATCCGCTAGTGCGACTTCGAGCGTTTTACTGCCTGTTCAGCATTAGTGTGAGTGAAGAGCTTCTACCGTTGTGTGGCGCGCTGGCAGAAGAAATGGTTGGGCTACGATTATGCTTACTAGAGGCTTTCTCGAGGCACAACTTGAATGGCTGGAGAAAGCCATCAGCGAGGCAGCTCTGA
- the soxC gene encoding sulfite dehydrogenase: MNNDSTDDKNEIPTSLPRRDFLSRTSTIVGTAALGAAFAPLVRAVEPSLTTTVGGKPLEVPTWTKSLGGPTAVAYGKPSKFETGAVRSLYPGLKEPMSAYSTSPLQELDGIITPNGLFYERNHAGVPEIDPANHQLVIHGLTNEALLFTVDEIRQFPSVSRIHFIECSGNPSFLPPWGKTAAEVAGLVSCAEWTGVPLKTLLEEAGLKPEAKWVIAEGADGAAMTRSIPIEKCLDDVMVVYSQNGERLRPEQGYPLRLLVPGYEGNTHIKWLRRLHVTDAPAYSREETAKYTDLMADGRSRKFSFVMECKSLITSPSGTHKLTRKGLHEMRGIAWSGNGKITRVDVSIDGGRNWYEAKLQEPVLNKSLTAFRAPFEWSGAEMVIMSRAIDETGYVQPSLEQLKKVRGEVSFYHNNATQPWRINSNGEVTNGRS; the protein is encoded by the coding sequence ATGAACAATGACTCAACAGACGATAAAAATGAGATACCCACTTCATTGCCCCGTAGGGACTTCCTAAGCAGAACAAGCACGATTGTAGGAACAGCGGCCCTCGGAGCAGCTTTTGCACCCCTTGTGCGGGCTGTAGAACCCTCACTGACTACTACGGTTGGCGGCAAGCCGTTAGAGGTACCTACCTGGACAAAGTCTTTAGGAGGCCCAACCGCTGTGGCCTACGGTAAACCCTCCAAGTTTGAGACTGGTGCGGTACGCAGCTTATATCCAGGGCTAAAGGAGCCCATGTCGGCGTATAGCACCTCTCCTCTACAGGAATTAGACGGAATTATCACGCCCAATGGCCTTTTCTATGAGCGCAATCACGCAGGCGTGCCAGAGATCGATCCTGCGAATCACCAGTTGGTCATCCATGGACTGACGAACGAAGCTCTTCTCTTCACTGTGGATGAGATAAGACAGTTCCCATCTGTTTCACGCATACACTTCATCGAATGCTCGGGAAACCCCTCATTTTTGCCACCATGGGGTAAAACTGCGGCTGAGGTTGCTGGCTTGGTGAGCTGCGCGGAATGGACTGGCGTGCCCTTGAAAACACTGCTGGAAGAAGCAGGACTCAAGCCTGAGGCGAAATGGGTAATTGCTGAGGGGGCGGATGGGGCAGCCATGACACGCAGCATTCCGATCGAGAAATGCCTGGATGACGTAATGGTGGTGTACAGCCAGAACGGTGAAAGGCTACGACCTGAGCAAGGGTACCCCTTGAGATTATTAGTACCAGGTTATGAAGGCAACACGCACATTAAGTGGTTACGGCGCTTACATGTAACCGATGCTCCTGCTTATAGCCGTGAAGAAACGGCTAAATACACCGACCTCATGGCAGATGGGCGCTCAAGGAAATTCTCATTTGTGATGGAGTGCAAGTCGCTCATCACGTCCCCTTCAGGCACTCATAAGCTCACGCGCAAAGGTCTCCATGAAATGCGGGGCATCGCTTGGAGCGGAAACGGAAAAATCACGCGAGTTGATGTATCCATCGACGGCGGGCGTAACTGGTACGAAGCGAAACTCCAAGAACCTGTACTCAACAAATCTTTGACGGCGTTCCGCGCCCCTTTTGAGTGGTCAGGAGCGGAAATGGTCATCATGAGCCGCGCTATTGATGAGACGGGATACGTTCAACCAAGCCTTGAGCAACTGAAGAAAGTGCGAGGAGAGGTCTCTTTCTATCACAACAATGCTACCCAGCCTTGGCGAATCAACTCCAATGGGGAGGTGACAAATGGCCGGTCATAA
- a CDS encoding OsmC family protein → MTNNLNGIDVAALQQFAQGVAEDASKRHASFNVKTQWKGQTRSVAKVSRYSLAGETYPRDFEIVADEPNELLGQNSAPNPQELLMAALNACMSVGYAANAAMMGIKIHSLEIETDGTLDLRGFLGLDDSVNPGYDEVSVMIRLHTDAPRERVEELHKNVIKTSVNYANFSKAIRMVPTLEVRED, encoded by the coding sequence ATGACAAATAATCTGAATGGTATTGACGTGGCCGCTCTGCAGCAGTTTGCTCAAGGTGTTGCTGAGGATGCGAGCAAGCGTCACGCGAGCTTCAACGTCAAGACCCAGTGGAAAGGCCAGACTCGCTCTGTGGCGAAAGTCAGCCGCTACAGCTTGGCCGGTGAAACCTACCCCCGTGATTTCGAAATCGTCGCCGATGAGCCTAATGAACTGTTAGGTCAGAATTCCGCCCCAAACCCTCAAGAGCTGCTGATGGCGGCGCTGAACGCCTGTATGTCGGTAGGTTATGCGGCCAACGCCGCCATGATGGGTATCAAGATCCACAGTCTGGAAATTGAGACGGACGGTACCCTTGACCTGCGTGGTTTCTTGGGCCTCGATGATAGCGTCAACCCAGGGTACGACGAAGTGAGCGTCATGATTCGCCTGCACACCGACGCACCTCGTGAGCGCGTGGAAGAACTGCATAAAAATGTGATTAAGACGTCGGTCAACTACGCAAACTTCTCGAAAGCCATCCGTATGGTGCCGACCCTCGAGGTTCGTGAGGACTGA